In Polaribacter sp. Hel_I_88, the following proteins share a genomic window:
- a CDS encoding peptidoglycan DD-metalloendopeptidase family protein translates to MNERQRYQNFLDWAKKQYCPLTTIFPTIHKTDIFHIDLSKKNTTVKTEAEFNNPAFFGDKLAEIQEKNPKKIIAGGYLEKRALYTSDIYNAKNSSEKRNIHLGLDFWLPENTPVHSLFDGEIVCAVHQQDHKGYGGFIILKHQTKETTFYTLYGHLSEESVIHFSVNDKIKKGEKIGVLGNYEENGKWVPHLHFQIMLTLLEYENDFPGVALKSEIDFWKAICPNPNVLFKSDSL, encoded by the coding sequence ATGAACGAAAGACAACGCTATCAAAATTTTTTAGATTGGGCAAAAAAGCAATATTGTCCTTTAACAACTATTTTCCCAACAATTCATAAAACCGATATTTTTCATATCGATTTAAGTAAAAAAAACACCACTGTAAAAACGGAAGCCGAGTTTAATAATCCAGCATTTTTTGGAGATAAATTAGCGGAAATTCAGGAAAAAAATCCGAAGAAAATAATTGCTGGTGGCTATTTAGAAAAACGGGCTTTGTATACTTCCGATATTTATAACGCTAAAAACTCATCAGAAAAAAGAAATATACACCTAGGTTTAGATTTTTGGTTGCCAGAAAACACGCCTGTTCACTCTCTATTTGATGGAGAAATTGTTTGTGCTGTTCATCAACAAGATCATAAAGGATATGGAGGTTTTATTATTTTAAAACATCAAACTAAGGAAACTACTTTTTATACTTTATATGGTCATTTATCTGAAGAAAGTGTTATACATTTTTCTGTAAATGATAAAATCAAAAAAGGAGAAAAAATTGGAGTTTTAGGAAATTATGAAGAAAATGGGAAATGGGTACCTCATTTACATTTTCAAATTATGTTGACTTTATTAGAGTATGAAAATGATTTTCCTGGTGTGGCTTTAAAAAGTGAAATCGATTTTTGGAAAGCCATTTGTCCGAATCCAAATGTATTATTTAAGAGTGATTCATTGTAA
- a CDS encoding glutamate synthase subunit beta: MGKVTGFKEFERQDETYRSVIDRVKNYNEFTVPLSNQEITKQGSRCMDCGIPFCHSGCPLGNLIPDFNHMVHQGEWQKASWILHSTNNFPEFTGRLCPAPCEQACVLGIIEDPVSIEQIEKNIVERAFKEGWIKPQPPKTRTGKTTAVIGSGPAGLAAAQQLNRAGHLVTVFERHDEVGGLLRYGIPNFKMEKGIIDRRIKILEAEGIIFKTNVNVGVTYDVKDLKAFDAIVLCGGATESRSLPTPGIDANGVVQAMDFLTQQTKVLFDKKVENQIMATGKDVIVIGGGDTGSDCIGTSNRQGAKSVVNFEIMPKPPGERSPTTPWPFWPLKLKTSSSHEEGSERNWLINTKEFVKDETGKLIALKTVNVEWKMVPGQRPQLIEIAGTEKTWPCDLALLALGFKGPENTLADKLGIKQDARSNYIAEYGKYQTNVKNIFTAGDMRRGQSLIVWAISEGREAARQVDLFLMGKSELPSKDITGDLVAM; encoded by the coding sequence ATGGGAAAAGTAACAGGATTTAAAGAATTTGAAAGACAGGATGAAACCTACAGATCTGTCATTGATCGTGTAAAAAATTACAACGAATTTACAGTTCCTCTTTCAAATCAAGAAATAACAAAACAAGGTTCACGATGCATGGACTGTGGAATTCCTTTTTGTCATAGTGGTTGTCCACTTGGGAATTTAATTCCAGATTTTAATCATATGGTGCATCAAGGTGAATGGCAAAAAGCTTCGTGGATTTTACATTCTACGAATAATTTTCCAGAATTTACAGGACGTTTATGTCCTGCTCCTTGTGAACAAGCCTGTGTTTTAGGAATTATAGAAGATCCAGTTTCTATTGAGCAAATAGAAAAAAATATTGTGGAACGTGCTTTTAAAGAAGGATGGATTAAACCTCAGCCTCCAAAAACAAGAACTGGAAAAACAACTGCTGTAATTGGTTCTGGGCCTGCTGGTTTAGCTGCTGCACAACAATTAAACAGAGCTGGTCATTTGGTGACTGTTTTTGAAAGACATGATGAAGTTGGTGGTTTGTTACGTTATGGAATTCCGAATTTTAAAATGGAAAAAGGAATTATCGACAGAAGAATAAAAATTTTAGAAGCTGAAGGAATCATTTTTAAAACAAACGTAAATGTTGGTGTTACTTATGATGTAAAAGATTTAAAAGCTTTTGATGCCATTGTTTTATGTGGTGGAGCTACTGAAAGTAGAAGTTTGCCAACTCCTGGCATTGATGCTAATGGTGTTGTGCAAGCCATGGATTTTTTAACACAACAAACCAAAGTTTTATTTGATAAGAAAGTAGAAAATCAAATAATGGCAACTGGTAAAGATGTAATTGTAATTGGTGGTGGAGATACAGGATCTGATTGTATTGGAACATCAAATAGACAAGGAGCAAAATCTGTGGTTAATTTCGAAATTATGCCAAAACCTCCTGGAGAACGTTCACCAACAACTCCTTGGCCTTTTTGGCCTTTAAAGTTGAAAACTTCTTCTTCTCATGAGGAAGGTTCAGAGCGTAATTGGCTCATCAACACAAAAGAATTTGTAAAGGATGAAACTGGAAAACTAATCGCTTTAAAAACAGTGAATGTAGAGTGGAAAATGGTGCCTGGACAAAGACCTCAACTCATAGAAATTGCAGGTACAGAAAAAACCTGGCCTTGTGATTTAGCATTGTTGGCGTTAGGTTTTAAAGGTCCTGAAAATACATTAGCAGATAAATTAGGCATTAAACAAGATGCTCGTTCAAATTATATTGCAGAATATGGTAAATATCAAACGAATGTAAAAAACATTTTTACTGCAGGTGATATGAGAAGAGGACAATCCTTAATTGTTTGGGCAATTTCTGAAGGAAGAGAAGCTGCAAGACAAGTAGATTTATTCTTAATGGGCAAATCTGAATTACCTTCTAAAGATATTACTGGCGATTTAGTTGCCATGTAA
- a CDS encoding tetratricopeptide repeat protein: MKKKILVVLLFVMVKVEAQTSAFAVADSLFEKGRYKMALKELDKSDPSFLSNYKKAVIYESIDDYKKAAQFLEKAVTFKDDENAKLRLAKNYRSLKLSQKAIPIYEEVLAKDSLNLVLKYQLGKLYIINRRPKDAIKTFQYLVKNDAENANYSYHLGLSFALNGQRDPMMNSFLDTHEKDSTHLNAIARLANSYKKLNDKDSTELFVDKGLALDKNHIDLNKLKINQLYLDKKYAETIPLLLNLDTIDKKDTYSAAMLGRSFFNMDSLEKAKKYFKKVSIKDREDFKAQTYLGHIAMIEKNYRDANFRYMMATYVGKEKRDEEYFGLGTMFFETNKIPQAINAFKEAYAENRRNYKALYQIAKLSDDYYKDKKIAYKEYKKYLETFYDRDEVISVFVERRIKEIKKDYFLEGELLD, encoded by the coding sequence ATGAAAAAGAAAATTTTAGTAGTATTATTATTTGTAATGGTAAAAGTTGAAGCGCAAACTTCAGCTTTTGCTGTTGCAGATAGTTTGTTTGAGAAAGGCAGATATAAAATGGCTTTGAAAGAATTAGATAAAAGTGACCCCTCTTTTTTATCGAATTATAAAAAAGCAGTGATTTACGAATCGATTGACGATTATAAAAAAGCGGCTCAATTTTTAGAAAAAGCTGTTACTTTTAAAGATGATGAAAATGCAAAATTACGATTGGCAAAAAATTATCGTTCTTTAAAATTATCTCAAAAAGCAATTCCTATTTATGAAGAGGTTTTAGCCAAAGATTCTTTAAATTTAGTTTTGAAATATCAATTAGGGAAATTATACATCATCAACAGAAGGCCTAAAGATGCTATTAAAACTTTCCAATACTTGGTTAAAAATGATGCAGAAAATGCGAACTATTCCTATCATTTAGGACTTTCTTTTGCTTTAAATGGACAAAGAGACCCAATGATGAATAGTTTTTTAGATACGCATGAAAAAGATTCAACACATTTAAACGCCATTGCAAGATTGGCAAATAGCTATAAAAAATTGAATGATAAAGATTCTACAGAATTATTTGTAGATAAAGGGTTGGCTTTGGATAAAAATCATATCGATTTGAATAAGCTGAAAATTAATCAATTGTATTTAGATAAAAAATACGCAGAAACGATTCCATTGTTATTAAATTTAGATACTATTGATAAAAAAGATACTTACAGTGCAGCCATGTTAGGAAGATCTTTTTTTAATATGGATAGTTTAGAAAAGGCAAAAAAATACTTTAAAAAAGTATCGATTAAAGATCGAGAAGATTTTAAAGCTCAAACCTATTTAGGGCATATTGCAATGATAGAGAAAAATTATAGAGATGCAAATTTTCGCTATATGATGGCTACTTATGTTGGGAAAGAAAAGCGAGATGAAGAATATTTTGGTTTAGGGACTATGTTTTTTGAAACCAATAAAATACCACAAGCTATTAATGCTTTTAAAGAAGCATATGCAGAAAATAGGAGAAATTATAAGGCATTGTATCAAATAGCAAAGCTTTCTGATGATTATTATAAGGATAAAAAAATAGCGTATAAAGAATATAAAAAGTATTTAGAAACTTTTTATGATAGAGATGAAGTGATTTCTGTATTTGTAGAACGCAGAATTAAAGAGATTAAAAAAGACTATTTTTTGGAAGGAGAATTGCTGGATTAA
- a CDS encoding M56 family metallopeptidase — MINYILQVVLFQVLFLAIYDFFISKETFFTKNRWYLVSTPILSFLIPLIKIPTFQKAVSQEYIVYLPEIVLSPEKVIKRTFETTTFYESINYFNIIFWIGVVVFSILFLIKLMKIINLIRINKAEKISIFRLIFIPNKTNAFSFFNYIFLGKEIPVSQQEKIIQHEMVHSKQKHSLDLLLFEFLKIAMWFNPMIYLYQKRITLVHEYISDEIVSKKEAKEVYINNLLSNYFQVENVAFVNQFYKTSLIKKRIVMMTKKQSKKINQLKYLLLIPVLTSMLFYSSCSSNKNQIEKRTITFYRMADGELFSYKGDVETSVDSYFGPDPKGLLEEIPYEELPEEIKKEQYVKFNAFRKKHKSDITFLDLFQFTKFFKTPEGRIVCGTVGNTFTSIHPDKIGDELLFIRLDKRPTFPGCEEGDSDCFIKKLEQHFFEKFDKTVLNNLELETNKVKVLVDFNINTNGFVEDIKVNAPNEIIGLEAKKVIAALPKMTGGEKYGKPIKANYKLPFTILID; from the coding sequence ATGATCAATTACATTCTTCAAGTCGTTTTATTTCAAGTGTTGTTTTTGGCGATTTATGATTTCTTTATAAGCAAAGAAACATTTTTCACAAAAAACAGATGGTATTTAGTATCGACGCCAATCTTATCTTTTTTAATTCCGTTGATAAAAATACCAACGTTTCAAAAAGCAGTTTCGCAAGAATATATTGTGTACTTACCAGAGATTGTTTTATCGCCAGAAAAAGTAATAAAAAGAACATTTGAAACAACTACTTTTTATGAATCTATAAATTATTTCAATATTATTTTTTGGATTGGAGTAGTTGTTTTTTCAATCTTATTTTTAATCAAGTTGATGAAAATTATCAACTTAATAAGAATCAATAAAGCAGAAAAAATATCCATTTTTAGGTTGATTTTTATTCCGAATAAAACCAATGCGTTTTCATTTTTCAATTATATATTTTTAGGGAAAGAAATTCCTGTTTCGCAACAAGAAAAAATTATTCAGCATGAAATGGTGCATAGCAAACAAAAGCATTCTTTGGATTTATTGTTGTTTGAATTTTTGAAAATAGCCATGTGGTTTAATCCTATGATTTATTTGTATCAAAAAAGAATCACTTTAGTGCACGAATATATTTCTGATGAAATAGTTTCCAAAAAAGAAGCCAAAGAGGTTTATATCAACAATTTATTGTCTAACTATTTTCAGGTTGAAAATGTTGCGTTTGTAAATCAGTTCTATAAAACATCATTGATCAAAAAAAGAATAGTAATGATGACTAAAAAACAATCCAAAAAAATCAATCAATTAAAATATTTGCTACTAATTCCTGTTTTAACAAGCATGCTTTTTTATAGTTCTTGTTCCTCAAATAAAAATCAAATAGAAAAAAGGACAATTACATTTTATAGAATGGCTGATGGAGAATTATTTAGTTACAAAGGAGATGTAGAAACAAGTGTAGATAGTTATTTTGGCCCAGATCCAAAAGGTCTTTTAGAAGAAATTCCATACGAAGAATTACCAGAGGAAATTAAAAAGGAGCAATATGTTAAGTTTAATGCGTTTCGAAAAAAACACAAAAGCGATATAACATTTTTAGATTTATTCCAATTTACTAAATTTTTTAAAACTCCAGAAGGGAGAATAGTTTGTGGAACTGTTGGAAATACTTTCACATCAATTCATCCAGACAAAATAGGAGACGAATTGTTATTTATAAGACTAGATAAAAGACCAACTTTTCCAGGCTGTGAGGAAGGAGATTCAGATTGTTTTATAAAGAAGCTTGAACAACATTTCTTTGAGAAATTTGATAAAACAGTCTTAAATAATTTAGAATTAGAAACTAATAAAGTAAAAGTTCTTGTTGATTTTAATATCAATACAAATGGATTTGTAGAAGATATTAAAGTAAACGCTCCCAATGAGATTATTGGACTTGAAGCCAAAAAAGTTATTGCAGCTTTACCTAAAATGACTGGTGGAGAAAAATATGGAAAACCGATAAAAGCGAATTACAAATTGCCTTTTACAATTTTAATAGATTAA
- a CDS encoding M56 family metallopeptidase, with the protein MINYILQVVLFQVLFLAIYDFFLSKETFFTKNRWYLVSTPILSFLIPLIKIPTFQKAVSQEYIVYLPAIFLSPEKVIKRTFETTTFYESLNYFNIIFWVGVGVFLILFLIKLMKIINLIRINKAEKISIFRLIFIPNKTNAFSFFNYIFLGKEIPVSQQEKIIQHEMVHSKQKHSVDLLLFEFLKIAMWFNPMIYFYQKRITLVHEYISDEIVSKKEAKEVYINNLLSNYFQVENVAFVNQFYKTSLIKKRIVMMTKNQSKKINQLKYLLLIPVLTSMLFYSSCSNDFNHVFKGEKKQLQTKYRSSYGKLTSFKGSHETYLDEYFGDTPPNEMIKISFDEFTLLEKQEFEEYQNKLKESFKHRPNIYNNMNFSFYKMPNGRNAYATIEKGINFLGKNNKETKKESEDIAFSKVEQAPTFPDCEDGDKDCFSRKLQEHFNKNFNKNLLK; encoded by the coding sequence ATGATCAATTACATTCTTCAAGTCGTTTTATTCCAAGTGTTGTTTTTGGCGATTTATGATTTCTTTTTAAGCAAAGAAACATTTTTCACAAAAAATAGATGGTATTTAGTATCGACGCCAATCTTATCTTTTTTAATTCCGTTGATAAAAATACCAACGTTTCAAAAAGCAGTTTCGCAAGAATATATTGTGTACTTACCAGCCATTTTTTTATCGCCAGAAAAAGTAATAAAAAGAACATTTGAAACAACTACTTTTTATGAATCTTTAAACTATTTTAATATTATTTTTTGGGTTGGAGTTGGAGTTTTTTTAATCTTGTTTTTAATCAAGTTGATGAAAATTATCAACTTAATAAGAATCAATAAAGCAGAAAAAATATCCATTTTTAGGTTGATTTTTATTCCGAATAAAACCAATGCGTTTTCATTTTTCAACTATATATTTTTAGGGAAAGAAATTCCTGTTTCGCAGCAAGAAAAAATTATTCAGCATGAAATGGTGCATAGTAAACAAAAGCATTCTGTTGATTTATTGTTATTCGAATTTTTGAAAATAGCCATGTGGTTCAATCCAATGATTTATTTTTATCAAAAGAGAATCACGTTAGTGCACGAATATATTTCTGATGAAATAGTTTCCAAAAAAGAAGCCAAAGAAGTTTATATCAATAATTTATTGTCCAACTATTTTCAGGTAGAGAATGTTGCATTTGTAAATCAGTTCTATAAAACATCATTGATCAAAAAAAGAATAGTAATGATGACTAAAAATCAATCTAAAAAAATCAATCAATTAAAATATTTACTATTGATTCCTGTTTTAACAAGCATGCTTTTTTATAGTTCATGTTCAAATGATTTTAATCATGTTTTTAAGGGTGAAAAAAAGCAATTACAAACAAAATATAGAAGTTCTTATGGTAAATTAACAAGTTTTAAAGGGAGTCATGAAACGTATCTTGACGAATATTTTGGAGATACTCCACCTAATGAAATGATTAAAATTTCTTTTGATGAGTTTACACTTTTAGAAAAACAAGAGTTTGAAGAATATCAGAATAAACTAAAGGAAAGCTTTAAACATAGGCCAAATATTTATAATAATATGAACTTTAGTTTTTATAAAATGCCAAATGGAAGAAATGCGTATGCTACCATAGAAAAGGGTATAAATTTTTTGGGTAAGAACAATAAGGAAACCAAAAAAGAATCAGAAGATATTGCATTTTCGAAAGTAGAGCAAGCACCAACTTTTCCTGATTGTGAAGATGGAGATAAAGATTGTTTTTCAAGAAAATTACAGGAACATTTTAATAAGAATTTCAATAAAAATTTATTAAAATAA
- the ade gene encoding adenine deaminase, whose amino-acid sequence MIVQGNIVDIQNKRIYKGEVEIEGGKIKEIREVNHNQENYILPGFVDAHIHIESSMLVPSEFAKVAVLHGTVATVSDPHEIANVLGVKGVDFIIENGKKVPLKFNFGAPSCVPATSFESAGAIINADDIKVMMENSDILYLAEMMNYPGVLFDDEEVLKKIQHAKNNNKPIDGHAPGLRGDDVSKYIAAGISTDHECFSFDEAKEKLAKGMKVIIREGSAAKNFEALIDLLPENYEQMMFCSDDKHPDDLLLGHINQLCERAVAKGIDVFKVLQAACINPVKHYKLQVGLLHKDDFADFILVDNLKEFNVLETYINGELVAKNGESFVKSVDFEVLNNFNTDKKQVADFKFESKAKKINVIEALDGELVTNKIEANSLIENGNLVSNTATDILKMTVVNRYKNDDPAIAFIKNFGLKEGAIASSVGHDSHNIIAVGVSDEMICKAVNLIIENRGGVCAVNQTEEKIVSLPVAGIMSDKPAEEIGKQYAELDKMAKQMGSKLRAPYMSLSFMALLVIPSLKLSDKGLFDGTSFQFTSLEIG is encoded by the coding sequence ATGATTGTACAAGGAAATATTGTTGACATACAAAACAAACGAATTTATAAAGGAGAAGTTGAAATAGAAGGTGGAAAAATTAAGGAAATTCGGGAAGTTAACCACAATCAAGAAAATTATATTTTACCTGGTTTTGTAGATGCACATATTCATATAGAAAGTTCCATGTTAGTGCCATCTGAATTTGCAAAAGTTGCTGTTTTGCATGGAACAGTGGCAACAGTTTCAGATCCGCATGAAATTGCGAATGTTTTAGGTGTAAAAGGTGTTGATTTTATAATTGAAAACGGAAAAAAAGTTCCGTTGAAATTTAATTTTGGAGCACCAAGTTGTGTGCCAGCAACGTCTTTTGAAAGTGCAGGAGCCATTATAAATGCTGATGATATTAAAGTGATGATGGAAAACTCTGATATTTTGTATTTGGCAGAAATGATGAATTATCCAGGTGTTTTGTTTGATGATGAAGAGGTTTTAAAAAAGATTCAACACGCAAAAAATAACAACAAACCAATTGATGGTCATGCTCCAGGATTAAGAGGAGATGATGTAAGTAAATATATTGCTGCAGGAATTTCCACAGATCACGAATGTTTTTCTTTTGACGAAGCTAAAGAGAAATTAGCAAAAGGCATGAAAGTAATTATTAGAGAAGGTTCTGCTGCAAAAAACTTTGAAGCTTTGATAGATTTATTGCCAGAAAATTACGAACAAATGATGTTTTGTTCTGATGATAAACATCCAGATGATTTGTTGTTAGGACACATCAATCAGTTGTGTGAAAGAGCTGTAGCTAAAGGAATCGATGTTTTTAAAGTGTTGCAAGCTGCTTGTATAAATCCTGTAAAACATTATAAGTTACAAGTTGGTTTGTTGCATAAAGATGATTTTGCAGATTTTATTTTGGTTGATAATTTAAAGGAATTCAATGTTTTAGAAACCTATATTAATGGGGAATTGGTTGCTAAAAACGGAGAATCTTTTGTGAAATCAGTCGATTTTGAAGTGTTAAACAATTTTAATACGGATAAAAAACAAGTTGCTGATTTTAAATTTGAATCAAAAGCTAAAAAAATAAACGTTATTGAAGCTTTAGATGGTGAATTAGTAACCAATAAAATTGAAGCAAATTCTTTAATTGAAAATGGGAATTTAGTTTCCAATACAGCAACTGATATTTTGAAAATGACAGTGGTGAATCGTTATAAAAATGATGATCCAGCAATTGCATTTATCAAAAATTTCGGATTGAAAGAAGGTGCTATTGCAAGTTCTGTTGGGCACGATTCTCATAATATTATAGCTGTTGGAGTTTCTGACGAAATGATTTGCAAAGCTGTAAACTTAATTATTGAAAATAGAGGAGGAGTTTGTGCAGTCAATCAAACCGAAGAAAAAATTGTTTCCCTACCAGTTGCAGGAATTATGTCAGATAAGCCTGCTGAAGAAATTGGTAAACAATATGCAGAACTAGATAAAATGGCAAAACAAATGGGCAGCAAATTAAGAGCACCATACATGAGTTTGTCTTTTATGGCGTTGTTGGTAATTCCGTCTTTGAAGCTTTCTGACAAAGGTTTGTTTGATGGGACTAGTTTTCAGTTTACTTCTTTGGAGATTGGGTGA
- a CDS encoding DUF4350 domain-containing protein has product MINKRYFLLFFSLCALQVIGQQTADKVSIPRLDKPTYDSKNSPQVYIDQSHNNFHQKSGRFQPFADLLVADGYQVDSITKLKRLNKSDILVISNPINQKNVGNWQRPIYDAFNEDEISNIKNWVKNGGKLLLIADHMPFAGASNILANAFGFNFCDGFANLDKEQNNQPDVFSSENRRLVSSEITDGTLGGKLDAITTFTGSSFTIPKEAKGIFKFLKEDVCLAPEIAWQFNETTVSTNLKDSYQGAILKYGQGKIAVFGEAAMFTAQTITNNSGVFKVGFHSSQAPNNIQFIRNLMFWLSKE; this is encoded by the coding sequence ATGATAAATAAACGTTACTTTTTGTTGTTCTTTTCTTTGTGTGCTTTGCAGGTTATTGGGCAGCAAACTGCTGACAAAGTAAGTATTCCTAGGCTTGATAAGCCTACGTATGATTCAAAAAATAGCCCTCAAGTTTATATAGATCAAAGTCATAACAATTTTCACCAAAAATCAGGAAGGTTTCAACCTTTTGCAGATTTATTAGTTGCAGATGGCTATCAAGTGGACAGTATTACAAAACTTAAAAGGCTGAATAAATCCGATATTTTGGTTATTTCAAATCCTATCAATCAAAAAAACGTTGGGAATTGGCAGCGACCTATTTATGATGCTTTTAATGAAGATGAGATTTCCAATATTAAAAATTGGGTTAAAAACGGAGGAAAATTATTATTAATTGCAGATCACATGCCATTTGCAGGAGCTAGCAATATTTTAGCAAATGCTTTTGGTTTTAATTTTTGCGATGGTTTTGCAAATTTAGATAAAGAGCAAAATAATCAACCAGATGTCTTTTCAAGTGAAAACAGACGATTAGTAAGTTCAGAAATTACTGATGGAACTTTAGGAGGTAAGTTAGATGCTATCACCACTTTTACAGGTTCATCGTTTACAATTCCTAAAGAAGCAAAAGGTATTTTTAAATTTTTAAAAGAAGATGTTTGTTTGGCACCAGAAATAGCTTGGCAATTTAATGAAACAACTGTAAGTACAAATCTAAAAGATAGTTATCAAGGAGCAATTTTAAAATATGGTCAAGGAAAAATAGCTGTTTTTGGTGAAGCTGCCATGTTTACAGCACAAACAATAACAAATAACTCAGGAGTTTTTAAGGTTGGCTTTCATTCAAGTCAAGCACCAAACAATATTCAATTTATTAGAAATTTAATGTTTTGGTTAAGTAAGGAATAA
- a CDS encoding BlaI/MecI/CopY family transcriptional regulator, translating to MKKQLTKAEEQIMQVLWDLQECSVKEVIEKLPKPKPAYNTVSTIIRILETKEFVAHKPEGRGYVYYPIIDKETYSNQSLHKIMDGYFDGSFKSMVSFFVKENNMDVAELESILKEVNKNK from the coding sequence ATGAAGAAACAATTAACAAAAGCAGAGGAACAAATAATGCAAGTTTTATGGGATTTACAAGAATGTTCTGTAAAAGAAGTCATTGAAAAATTACCCAAACCAAAACCTGCTTACAACACAGTTTCCACCATTATTAGAATTTTGGAAACTAAAGAATTTGTGGCGCATAAACCTGAAGGTAGAGGTTATGTGTATTACCCAATTATTGACAAGGAAACGTACAGCAACCAAAGTTTACATAAAATTATGGATGGTTATTTTGATGGTTCTTTTAAAAGTATGGTGTCCTTTTTTGTAAAAGAAAATAATATGGACGTTGCTGAACTAGAATCGATATTGAAGGAAGTGAATAAAAATAAGTAG
- a CDS encoding alkylphosphonate utilization protein, with protein sequence MSLQQDLENRSGSKCELCSATTNLSVYDVKPSDIGGGGVDGSVLACETCVTQIENPDEVDVNHWRCLNDSMWSEFSPVKVVAWRMLHRLKSEGWPTDLLGMMYMTDEELSFAKATNDHLSESEKVIHRDVNGVILQAGDSVVLIKDLKVKGSSMVAKQGTAVRRISLDHENEKYIEGKVGPTQIVIITDYVKKISLP encoded by the coding sequence ATGAGTTTACAACAAGATTTAGAAAATAGAAGTGGTAGCAAATGTGAGTTATGTTCAGCAACTACTAATTTATCGGTGTATGATGTAAAACCAAGTGATATTGGTGGAGGTGGAGTTGATGGAAGTGTGCTGGCTTGTGAAACTTGTGTTACACAAATCGAAAATCCAGATGAGGTAGATGTAAATCATTGGCGTTGTTTAAACGATAGTATGTGGAGCGAATTTAGTCCTGTAAAAGTGGTGGCTTGGAGAATGTTGCACAGATTAAAAAGTGAAGGTTGGCCAACTGATTTGTTGGGAATGATGTATATGACTGATGAAGAATTGAGTTTTGCCAAAGCTACTAATGATCATTTATCTGAAAGTGAAAAAGTAATTCACAGAGATGTAAATGGTGTTATTTTACAAGCTGGAGATTCTGTTGTGCTGATAAAAGACCTGAAAGTAAAGGGTTCTAGCATGGTTGCAAAACAAGGAACTGCTGTTCGTAGAATTTCTTTAGATCATGAAAATGAAAAATATATTGAAGGGAAAGTAGGCCCAACTCAAATTGTAATTATTACAGATTACGTGAAGAAAATAAGCCTCCCTTAA